A window of Gammaproteobacteria bacterium genomic DNA:
TCTGAAATAAAAGAAATTAGGAAAAAGCCAAAACACAACGAACACTGAAAGTGTGAACCTATAACTGTATCAAATGAATCACAACTCATTTTTGACCTCGATTCGCTCAAAAGAATTAAACTGATCATAAGAAAGTGTGCCTATCCGGGCGCGCCAAAATTGGTCTTTTTTTCCTCGTGAAGAAATGTATTTCAATTCGAACTTGACACCAATTTTGTAAGAGGAAATAACATGCCCCCAGCATGTTGCCATTTCATTTTAATCTACTTTCCAAACCCGGCCCCAGTAGGCCTCGTTTGAAGGACTTATCAGTGATTTGCTCTACTAGCCATTTAAACCCTTTGCCGGCATTCTCTTTGTTCCATCCAATATAGCAGATACTGGTGGGCTGAGTTCTTTCAACTTGTTTAATAATTAACCGACCCTGCTCTATGTCATCTTTGATATGATTATAAGGTAAGAAACCGACGCCTAATCCTTTTATTTGAGCTTGCTTTTTTAACTCTAAGCTAGAAAACGTGATCCGATACTGTTCGGGCAATAATCCAGTTGAAGTTGTGTGAGGAATAGTACGAACAGAATCGCGTGCCACAATTGCAGAGTACAACTTAATTTTTTCCATGGGGATAGGCTCTTTTGCTTTAGCTAATGGATGAGAAGGCGAAATTGCAAACACAAAATTAGTTTTGCCTAACGGTTCATAAACAAATTCACTTCTATAAGATAAGGGTGCTGAAAGACCAATGGCAATATCTGCACGATTATGTATTAAAGCTTCCGCGCATCCACCTAGAACTTCGCTGTACACTTCTAAGTTTATCGTGGGGCATTCTTGTTGGAATTTCTTGATCAGATTTAATAGAGGTTCGATATTGATGATTTCATCATAAGCAATCCGTAAAATTGATTCCCAGCCTAGGGCCTCACGTTTAACATTTTGTTCAATTTGATCGCTTATATTAAGAAGTTGCCGTCCTTGCTCTAATAGTAAGCGGCCACTGGGTGTTAATTCAGCGCGTCGTCCAATACGATTAAACACTTTTATGCCTAAACTGTTCTCTGCTTTGCGAATAGTATAACTGAGAGCGGAACGGACCTTATGTAATTCTACTGCTGCATTCTCAAACGTACCATTTCTATCAATGGCGTCTAATATTTGGATTAACTCAAGTGTTATATTCATTGTTTAAAATATCTGACCAATCTGTTAAAAATATTTTACTTATTTAATGATAAATATTCAAGTATCCTTACAAATTCATGATCTACCGGATGGTAAATCAGTCAAATATTTTAACCAATTCTACCAATATTGAGGAATTATTATGTTTTTTAAACCCGAAAATAACCAAGCAAACAGTGATTATGAAAATGCAGAAGCTAAATATCTCGCACAGATATTTAGACGTGTGGAGGATATCAACTTCGTATTACAAAAAAATGCTGATGCCAATCCGTTCGATAAGAGTTCTCTTACAAAAAATGAAGCTTGGAGAGGATTCAAATGGAAAGCAGAAACCCCCCATAAATATATTCCTGTTACTGAAACTGCAATTATCCCTGATTCTCAAAAACTAACTTCTTACGGTGAATCTTTCACAAGATTAACTATCCAACCCAGCTTTGTAACAGGCAAATACGTGGTGGTTAAAGAAGATATACATATTTTCGAGAAAGCTAATAGGATTTTATTTCTTGGGGTGGAGGTTGATCCGTTAGAAGCAGAGCAATATTTACTAGGGTTTAAACCCGAGCTCTTAACCGAAAAGCCAGCTCTCTTTCATGTGGAGCACGCAATTACCGGGACCGAAGAACAGCCCATTGCTACCTGGCAGATGATAAGACTTTGTGACAGACCGCTGACAGACCCTGATGAAGCGGAAACCGTTAAGAAGATTAGAGATCTAATATCGGGTAATACTGGCATCAGAATTTATATGCAAACAATTAAGCAGTTGGAAGACGAACAGGCTCCAAGAAACGATATGAACTAGGGGTGGGTAGGGCTTGAGAGTGGATAGTTAATGATATGGCTTCATTGGCACACTTTTAAGCTTCTTTTTTACTGCAAATTTATAAGAGCTAGTTTATTCTAATTTGGTTAGTAGTGCTGCTTTCGGGGTAGGGCTAAGTTTGCACGACCCCCCTGTCTTTCCAACGTGCGTATTATTTTTAATAAAAGGAAATTGCGATGTCTGACCCCGTTATGAAATTTAAAAATCTGAAAATTCCGCTAGAAATAGATAAAAAGGTAATTCTAATTGGGATTATTGTTGCTATTTTTATTCTATTCACTGCTAGTGTCGGGATTGTTGGTGCAGGTCAGCGCGGCGTCTTGTTACGCTTCGGAGCGGTGACGGGAGTAATCAAAAACGAAGGTCTGTACTTCAAAATTCCATTTGTAGAACAGGTTGTCCTGATGTCAACACAGATTCAAAAATACTCTGCTCTCGCCACCGCTTCCAGTAAGGATTTACAGGTGGTGACCACGGAAGTCACCTTAAACTACCAGTTAGACCCCAATAAAGTGGGGGAAATTTATCGTTCTATGCGGCAAGATTATGAGGCACGTGTCATCCAGCCATTTGTCCAGGAGGGCGTCAAATCTACCGCAGCCAACTTCGACGCCGAGCAATTGATCACACAAAGGCCCCGAGTGAAAGCGGATCTTCAAAATTTGATATCTAAAAGACTAGCTCTTTTGGGTATCACGGTTGTCGAGCTTTCTATTACCGATTTTCGGTTCACAAAAGTGTTCCAAGATTCCATCGAAGCAAAGGTCAAAGCGGTTCAACAAGCCCTTGAAGCAGAAAACGCATTGAGGCGCGTAGGGTTTGAGGCGCAACAGGCGATCGTCAAGGCTACAGCCGAAGCTAAGGGGCTTGAACTCCAAAAAGCACAGATATCCGAGCAATTACTTGAGCTGAGAAAGATCGAGGTGGAAAGAGCAGCCGTAGATAAATGGAATGGGGTAATGCCATCTGTAGTGA
This region includes:
- a CDS encoding LysR family transcriptional regulator, yielding MNITLELIQILDAIDRNGTFENAAVELHKVRSALSYTIRKAENSLGIKVFNRIGRRAELTPSGRLLLEQGRQLLNISDQIEQNVKREALGWESILRIAYDEIINIEPLLNLIKKFQQECPTINLEVYSEVLGGCAEALIHNRADIAIGLSAPLSYRSEFVYEPLGKTNFVFAISPSHPLAKAKEPIPMEKIKLYSAIVARDSVRTIPHTTSTGLLPEQYRITFSSLELKKQAQIKGLGVGFLPYNHIKDDIEQGRLIIKQVERTQPTSICYIGWNKENAGKGFKWLVEQITDKSFKRGLLGPGLESRLK
- a CDS encoding DUF1857 family protein, yielding MFFKPENNQANSDYENAEAKYLAQIFRRVEDINFVLQKNADANPFDKSSLTKNEAWRGFKWKAETPHKYIPVTETAIIPDSQKLTSYGESFTRLTIQPSFVTGKYVVVKEDIHIFEKANRILFLGVEVDPLEAEQYLLGFKPELLTEKPALFHVEHAITGTEEQPIATWQMIRLCDRPLTDPDEAETVKKIRDLISGNTGIRIYMQTIKQLEDEQAPRNDMN
- a CDS encoding prohibitin family protein, coding for MSDPVMKFKNLKIPLEIDKKVILIGIIVAIFILFTASVGIVGAGQRGVLLRFGAVTGVIKNEGLYFKIPFVEQVVLMSTQIQKYSALATASSKDLQVVTTEVTLNYQLDPNKVGEIYRSMRQDYEARVIQPFVQEGVKSTAANFDAEQLITQRPRVKADLQNLISKRLALLGITVVELSITDFRFTKVFQDSIEAKVKAVQQALEAENALRRVGFEAQQAIVKATAEAKGLELQKAQISEQLLELRKIEVERAAVDKWNGVMPSVVTGGGPVPMLDVFRPHTK